The genomic region TATCTGCCAAAAAAAAACTTTGTGTGGATTTTTGACTTTTATAATTAATGTGAAATTGGGGTGGTAGATAAAAACAATTTCACCTTCAGTCGTATTCTCTATTGCAACAGGTTCACCTTCTCGTTGttcaaacaaaattataatataatcagactacaatataaaaaatataatttgATTGACATATTAAATGGAGAAACTAACCAAAATTAAAATATAATCGTGTGAAAAAAATATATTAGCTCACCACTTCTTGTCTCAGGATTCACTTACAACACATGTGTATTGGTTGACCCATTTCTTCTAAATTAGACCCACAGCAGACCCATCACTCCAAGCTAACTTCCAAATTATTACAACATAGTGTTTAATGTGTTATTCATTGTACATTTGTACACCACCAAGCTAACTACCATTGAAATAATTTGAACCAAAAGGATATATAGGCACAAAAATGCAGCCACATCTGTACATGTTTTCAGAATCATGCTTTGCTGATAGAAATTTAAGTATGGACATCTTAAATAACAAATTGTATAAAGTAAAGTAACATCAACATCTAAATTATTGAAAGAAATTTAACCTTGTAAATATCCATTCAAATCTACGAATTTGCACCTCCTGAATTATTGAAAGTTTCAAACATAAAACTGCTGGAGTACATACCCAAGCAGCGTCAAGTATTTCTGGAGTACGTACCCAATAGGTGTGCATATTTTGAGACTATGGCCACACATGTTACAGCAGTCTCCTAAGTCAAGATAATATGAAGTAACACCTGTCCATTAGACTACATGAATGAAACTTAAAAACACGTAGAACAAATTTTTCGTTAACTATTTTTTTAAATAAACCTTATTTGTACAAAGTGGTTTAATTTACATACATACCTTCAACAATCATAACATCACTTGTAATATAAGTCGGCCCAACTGATACACCAACAATACCATTTTGAGACTGAATAACAGATCTATTAGTTATCCCTGCAAATAGTTAACATAACGCAAAATAGAAAATGCATTTTCATACAACATAATCTGAAATATAAGATTACCATTAGGGAAATAGCCGAAAGACATGGTTACCTCACGTAGTGAACACAGCAGCTACGCTTGAGAAGAACGAACATGTGAAGAAATTGTATGTTTAAGAAAACATTAAGATAAGTTTTGTTAGTAATACATCGGATTCGGCTTCTAATACGATAAATTTCAAGAATTTAGTAGATATTTATTCAATCACAGATTCCATACCATTTAATAGAAAGTTAATAATTCACAATTAATTTCCCAAATTTAATTCATCAAAGCGTTCGAATTTGATGAGTTGTGTTAATACGGAAATTAAATTCAACAAAACTGAatatgaaatttgaaaatatcacaCAACTACACTTACAGATTCGATAATTGATAGTAGCCTGATACAAAAGAAACTGCAACTATATAAAAATATGTAAGTTTAATTTGACATTCTATGTATAATGTATAGCATATATCTTTATTTGATCATAATTTAATAGTACTGATTGTTTATGAACCCTTGCTAAAATGATGAATAATTAAAAATATGTTAATGAAATATCATCAAATAACTACTACTAAAGTATCATCATAGTACTGGTAAAAAGGTGTAAAACTTGATAAAGGAAGAAAGAAATTACTCCACGGGTACTGTATATAGATAGAAATTACCGTTCTGACCCGTCATTCCACCGGCCTTACCCGACTGATTTACCATTCTTGTTTTAAAAGTCAATAACTTGAATGAGACCTTACACAAGCAGTTATCCAACCCACTGATTTACCATTCTTGTTTGAAAACCAGTATCAATGTCACAATCCATTCCTATTTCACCGTTTGATATAAATAATCACAATAAGTTAATTGGGCGTAATTCTTGCTATTCTTAAGAAAGAAACTGTCAAAATGAAATCGATAAAGCAAGTTATTCAACTTGTTGTAAATAATCACACATATTTTACACGTTAATACAACTCAACTTGCTATAAATGATCACAAGCCGTCCACTTTTGTAGACCCAGAAATGTACTTCTCAACCTCATTCCAATTCCCATTATGAACCTCATCTTCAAAATACTTCATGTTAAAGAAAAACCCCGATTCTTGTTCAAGCCTAATCATAAAACCCACAAAGATTACATATCAAATTAAACAACTTTACTTATTAAAAAGGTATTCTGATAGACAATATAACCAcacaatataaaaaattaaaaaaaaggacTTACTTATAAAGAGTTCCTtttaatttttcttcatcaagaaaCTGATCAACAACACGAGCTCTCCACTTAGAAATACATAAAttcaaatattaaaaaaaatagcaTATATGAGAAAAATATCATATTCTGAAATCCATATATTATAAAAATGGCAGACATGaagagttttttttttaaataatcaaTTAAAAACCCCAATAAAAACCCTAATTCATACAAAAAATACATACCTTGATTTCAGAAATTAAAGGTTATGAATACGTCGTCCATGGATAATCATCTTCTGAAAAATTAAAGTATTAAACATCGAAAGATTGATTATCGGTTAACACAATACATCAGACACGACAATCGTAAAACCTAAAAATAGAAACAAAAATTAAGAATTACTAACCCGCGATTTGCAAATGAAGATTATTCAACATAAGATTTAGATTCAAAAATTCGACCCGTAGAAGATTATAGATGATGATTTATGCGAGCGATTTGTGAAGCTTCCCTGCATCTGAATACGATGGTAGCGAGGTTTTGCGATCGTAGGGATGAGGCGAGGTTTTGTTTTAGGAATCGATTAGGTTTCGGAGGTTGGCTGTTCTTGAAGAGAGAACTCAATTTGTTTCAAAATGGAATTTAGGGTTTATGAGAATGGGTGAAGTGCGTAAATGGCGTGATCCCTATTCCTATCAGATACTCCCTTAACTTTTACTGAATAAGGTTTTACTGAATAAGGGTATGATGGGAAGTTTTATGTGAGTGAATTTAATTATAAGGTTATAGGTTGATCCAATGATTATCAATTAAGGGTAATGGAGGTTATTCTTTTGATCTAAGGGTCCAAATTCAATAATGTTAAAAAAGTATAcctcaatttttcttttcttttaatgtatagTATAGATATAGAAGTATAGATAGGTAATTAGGCTGTAATTAACAATAtgcgataatatatatatatatatatacacacacacacactaggttttttgagcccgtgcgttgcacgggtgtgtaaaaattcgtgcaaaaaatgtaatttgcagttcatattagtatttaaatagcgatactaaaaaatagGAAAAGTAGAGCCTATGGTGTTGATGAATTTTAAAAATTGTGCGTTGCACGGTGAgtaaaataatcgtgcaaaattaattgatttttttaaACTATTATTCTTTTGAATTTAAGAGCCTGTgatattgacaaattttaaaagttttttaagtttaagagctcgtggtgaTATTTAACTCTTTTAAATATTTTGATGCATCATAATTAACTTTTATATAGAGACGCATCCATTAATTAAGAAGCTTACGGCATAAATATTCTATAAAAGAAACGACAATTAATAAATGGTATACTTCTATTAAAATAAACATATTTAATCTATTAATGTGAAGTTTTTAAATTTGTAATTGCCAATTTATAGATTTAGCAACATTAACAAAAGCTGACATTCATGATTACAATATTCACTATGTTCAGTTATTATGGTGTGGTACAAACAATGACATGATAATGAACTCTATCTAATATTCTGATTGGTTATATTTTAATATCTTACAAAATTTGGtgttgtttttttatttattttattttatcgtgaACGCATGAACTCTTATTTTTGTCATACCTTAACATATGAACATATGTACGATCGAACAAAATTTGGTGCTGTTTTTTTACTCGTAAACGTGTCACATGTATACATATATCATTAACAGAACGACATAAGTAAATATTTTGATCACATCTTTGCAAAAACGAATGAACAAATGAGGGTATCAAATTGTTTGATACAAATATCGTTTTTCATTTATGTTAAATTAGAAATAGATTAGTTAAATAATAGGAATGGAAAAAAAATCTCACAGGAAATGGCGTCTAGTTTAGAACTCGATTTTTTGGAATCAGAAGTGTTAGAGGCTATCATAGATTGTGCTTCAGATAAGGCCCCGGACCCCGACGGTTTTAATTTGAAATTTTACAAACAACAGTGGGATTTAATCAAAAATGATCTCTTGGAAGCAATCAAATGGTTTTGGAGAACCGGTGAAATTTCTAAAGGTTGTAATTGATCTTTTATCTCCCTCATCCCAAAAGTCAAAGATCCCTTAAATTTTGGACACTTTCGTCCCATTAGTCTGCTAGGAAGTTACTACAAAATCATTTCGAAACTCCTTGCAAATAGGCTAAAAAAGTGTGTCCCTTGGTTAATTGGCGAAGAACAAAGTGCTTTCATCGAGGGTAGATTTATATTAGATGGGGTTTTAATTGCACTTGAAACGATCgagtttttaaagaaaaaaaaataaaaagctatATTTTTAAAGCCGATTTCGAGAAAGCTTTTGATTGTATAGATTGGAAGTATCTTTCACATATCATGGAACTTATGGGATTTCAATCAAAATGGATCAAATGGATAAACTCATGTCTCACTTCTACCTCCATTTCCGTTCTCGTGAATGGTTCTCCAACACAACAATTTAATCCCGAAAGGGGCGTTAGGCAAGGCGACCCACTTTCCCCATTTCTTTTCATTATAGCGGGGGAAGGCTTAAATTATTTGCTAAACGAAGCTTCATGTAATAATCTCACAAAGGGTGTTtcaattggtaataataatataaaagtttcACATCTTCAATACGCGGACGACACAATCGTGTTTGGAGAATGGAATAAATGTTCGGTAAGAAACTCTTTAAAGATCCTTAAATGTTTTGAGGATCTCTCGGGTTTAAAGATAAATCTCAACAAAAGTTGCGTATACGGGATCGGTACCACCAAAGATGAACTCGCTGAATTAGCATCTTGGCTCGGTTGTCAAGAAGGGACTCTTCCGTTCTCATATCTTGGACTTCCTATTGGTGCAAATATGAAAAAACAACAATCTTGGCAACCAATCATTGAAAAGTTTGATAAACGCTTATCGAATTGGAGATCTCGAACCATATCATATGGAGGACGTCTAACGCTTATAAAGTCGGTACTTTCTAGTTTACCTTTATATTATTTTTCACTTTTGCTAGTCCCGAACACGGTTCTAAAAAAATTAGAAGCTTTTCGTAGgaattttttttggggcgggaattctgatataaaaaaaatgacatGGGTAAAATGGGACTTAATTTCACTCCCTTATTCGTTAGGTGGTTTAAATGTcggtttcctaaaaaaataaaaattttgcgtTGCTTggtaaatggtggtggcgctttCTAAACGAACAAAATTCTTTTTGGGTTCAAATTATAAAAAGTTTATATGGTCCCTCGGGTGGTTTATCGGGGTCGGGTAATTTACAATCGATTTCTTCAAGCAGCCCCTGGTTATCTATAATTAGAATTGGCACCACCCTAAATAATTTAGGGTGTAATTTCTCTAACTCTTCTATTAAGATTGTAGGCCTAGGAAAGGATACGTGTTTCTGGTTGGACAGGTGGCTGGGAAATGAATTGCTTAAGGACAAATATCCAAGACTTCTCAGACTCGAAGTGGATAAGGAAGTGCGGATATGTAATCGTGCCAATTGGAACAACTCTGATATGGTTTTCTCTTGGAATTGGACTATCATGCCGAGAGGTAGGAATGCATCTGATCTTTCGTGTTTATGCAACGACATCGCAAAAGTTTCCTCGACAGGCAAAAATAATGATGAATGGAAATGGGCCCTTGATAAAAGCGGGAAATTTTCAACTCTTGCTCTTACTAGAATCATTGACAATCATACGATCCAACACCCTTTGGTGTGCATCCCAACACAATTAAATAAACTGGTACCTTTGAAAATTGGAATCTTCATTTGGCGAGCCAAATTAAACAAAATTCCGGTAAGAACCGAACTTAACAAACGCGGTATCGATTTACACACGATACTCTGCCCCATTTGCAATGGAGATGTAGAGTCTGTACAACACATTCTCTTCGACTGTAATTTCGCTAAAGATGTATGGGGACTCATTTTTAAATGGTGGAGCCTGAATTCTCAAAATACTCTAACAGTCATGACAACTTTCGACAAAATCAACTCAACTTTGGTTTCTACTATCGGCAAACAAATATGGCAAGCCATCTCTTGGATTACCGGTTTTTATATATGGAAAAATCGTAATGACTGCATCTTCGGTAAGAAGTCACAAACTTCAATTCGTTTGGCGGACGAAATCTAACTCAAAGGTTTCGAATGGATCTCAAATCGTTGGAAGAAAGGTCGTATCGAGTGGGTTTCTTGGCTTGCTAATCCAAAAATCTATGATCGAGATATATCTTCAAAAACCGGAATTGGCTGATACTATGCACCTCCAAATCGTGCTCTCATTTTCTCGTGTCCCTGTTACTTGTAGTTAGAAGCGGTATCAGATTTTAAGGTGATAATAAGGGGTGGAAGCTCAAGTGAGGTAGATAACATCGCTTTGTCGTCACCTTAAGGTGGTATTGCGTTTTCATCTATCTCGGCTTGTTATCAAGTGCAGCCTCTACTCCAAACTATTACCTTGTTGTTTCGATCCTATATAAATTGTAAATGTATAGTCTATAGCTTCTGCAATTGCTTTTAGTTTTTGTAATTTtccttgatattaataatattgtttgcttgctttttaaaaaaaaaaaaaaattagagctCGTGCGTTGTACGAATGTGTAAAAAGCCGTGCAAAAACCGTAATAGATTAGATCAAGTATATAAATAGTGAAAGTGAGCCCGTACATTGCACCGGTGGGTAAACtaatcgtgcaaaattaattgagttttttaaacaattattcttttgagttaaagagcccgtagtgttgacaaattttaaaagttcttttaagtttaagagcctgtggtgttgcaaaattttaaaaattattttgaatttaagagtctgtggtgttgacaaattttaaaagtgattttgagTTTAAAACTCCGTggtgttgaaaatttttaaaagttCTATACAACgtaatatttagagaaaatatgtGTCTACtgaaaatttgtcatggaacgtGTCAAATGAAAACACGTTAGTAAAATCTAATTTATATTTGTTCTATGTTATCATTATATAATCGCTCTTGTATAATTCACATATATGTCACATGTCAAAAAAGAACCTCCGTTTCGAATAGAattagttgcgttttgttcgtaaatttatttcgagttgaacggtgatgacgGAGAAACTTAACTCGCGGAGGAAAAAAAGATAAAGCCTGTAAAAAAATTGAGGGGTTTTTTTTCTTGAGTATTATATTTATTCTTAAAAAAATTTAATACCATGTCATTTGAGGATTAAAATTCAAAAAGATTTAAAGATAATATAATATTTTACTAATTAAACATAATCATGTTTtaaaataactatatttttatatattgttGTACTTGATATTTACGTAAATAAATGCAATACATATACAACTAAAAcgtgtttatcatcatcatcatcatcatttcattatCATTCATTATACCCCTTACAAACCATGTGACTTACTGCCACATGTCACCCTACCATTCATCTACCCTCTCTCTCCATCCATTTGTCACCACCAGATTACACGTAAGCAACCCAGGAAAAACGCCACGTGGCACTCTGTCACAGATATATTTTTCTACCCTACTAAAACCGCCGCTTAATTTCAATTCATCGAATTTCATCACATGAATCGTCTTCATCTTCTTCCAAATTGAAAAACCGAATGATTTAAGTTTTCACAAAACCTATTCCATCTCCAGCGCTCAATTTTTCACAACTATCTTCTCCATTCTT from Rutidosis leptorrhynchoides isolate AG116_Rl617_1_P2 chromosome 9, CSIRO_AGI_Rlap_v1, whole genome shotgun sequence harbors:
- the LOC139865999 gene encoding uncharacterized protein isoform X3; this translates as MVNQSGKAGGMTGQNGITNRSVIQSQNGIVGVSVGPTYITSDVMIVEGVTSYYLDLGDCCNMCGHSLKICTPIGYVLQKYLTLLGYVLQQFYV
- the LOC139865999 gene encoding uncharacterized protein isoform X4, which produces MVNQSGKAGGMTGQNGITNRSVIQSQNGIVGVSVGPTYITSDVMIVEGDCCNMCGHSLKICTPIGYVLQKYLTLLGYVLQQFYV
- the LOC139867761 gene encoding uncharacterized protein; the protein is MASSLELDFLESEVLEAIIDCASDKAPDPDGFNLKFYKQQWDLIKNDLLEAIKWFWRTGEISKDWKYLSHIMELMGFQSKWIKWINSCLTSTSISVLVNGSPTQQFNPERGVRQGDPLSPFLFIIAGEGLNYLLNEASCNNLTKGVSIGNNNIKVSHLQYADDTIVFGEWNKCSVRNSLKILKCFEDLSGLKINLNKSCVYGIGTTKDELAELASWLGCQEGTLPFSYLGLPIGANMKKQQSWQPIIEKFDKRLSNWRSRTISYGGRLTLIKSIVGLGKDTCFWLDRWLGNELLKDKYPRLLRLEVDKEVRICNRANWNNSDMVFSWNWTIMPRGRNASDLSCLCNDIAKVSSTGKNNDEWKWALDKSGKFSTLALTRIIDNHTIQHPLVCIPTQLNKLVPLKIGIFIWRAKLNKIPVRTELNKRGIDLHTILCPICNGDVESVQHILFDCNFAKDVWGLIFKWWSLNSQNTLTVMTTFDKINSTLVSTIGKQIWQAISWITGFYIWKNRNDCIFGKKSQTSIRLADEI